The Prunus persica cultivar Lovell chromosome G7, Prunus_persica_NCBIv2, whole genome shotgun sequence genome has a segment encoding these proteins:
- the LOC18770149 gene encoding splicing factor 3A subunit 2, with amino-acid sequence MDREWGSKPGSGGAASAQNEAIDRRERLRRLALETIDLAKDPYFMRNHLGSYECKLCLTLHNNEGNYLAHTQGKRHQTNLAKRAAREAKEAPAQPQPHKRKVNLRKTVKIGRPGYRVTKQFDGELKQRSLLFQIEYPEIEDSTKPRHRFMSSYEQRVQSVDKRYQYLLFAAEPYEIIAFKVPSTEIDKTPEKFFSHWDPDSKMFTLQLYFKTKPPETNKPQPPPAANGPGAPGVPSRPLPPPPQAPPPPPPQGLPPGAPMGNPPRPPPPIHGSLLPPPPMGNGPRPMPPGGAPPAPPPPPVGNNTMANFTPGTQMGRPQSMPPPQGFPGQQMQGQGLRPPPPPPNMG; translated from the exons ATGGACAGAGAATGGGGTTCGAAGCCCGGCAGCGGAGGGGCCGCCTCCGCCCAAAACGAAGCCATCGACCGCCGAGAGCGTCTCCGGAGACTCGCCCTCGAGACCATCGATCTCGCCAAAGATCCCTACTTCATGCGCAACCACCTTGGAAG cTATGAGTGTAAGCTTTGCTTGACGCTGCACAACAACGAGGGCAACTACTTGGCCCATACACAGGGGAAGCGCCATCAGACTAACTTGGCAAAGCGAGCTGCTCGTGAGGCCAAGGAGGCTCCTGCTCAACCCCAGCCTCACAAACGCAAAGTCAACTTGCGAAAGACAG TTAAAATTGGTAGGCCGGGGTATCGAGTGACAAAGCAGTTCGATGGAGAATTAAAGCAGAGGTCTCTTCTCTTCCAG ATTGAATATCCTGAGATTGAAGATAGTACAAAGCCTAGGCACCGTTTTATGTCATCTTATGAGCAG AGAGTTCAATCTGTCGACAAAAGATACCAGTATCTCCTCTTCGCAGCCGAACCATATGAGATAATTGCTTTCAAG GTTCCTAGTACAGAGATTGACAAAACCCCTGAAAAGTTTTTCTCACATTGGGATCCAGACTCAAAAATGTTCACA TTGCAGCTATATTTCAAAACTAAGCCACCAGAGACAAACAAACCGCAACCTCCCCCTGCAGCCAATGGCCCGGGTGCTCCTGGTGTTCCATCAAGGCCTTTGCCCCCACCACCCCAAGCTCCACCCCCACCTCCTCCACAAGGACTGCCACCTGGTGCACCAATGGGAAATCCTCCTAGACCACCTCCGCCGATTCATGGATCTTTACTGCCTCCTCCTCCGATGGGAAATGGCCCTAGGCCTATGCCTCCTGGTGGAGCTCCTCCTGCCCCTCCTCCACCCCCAGTTGGTAATAACACAATGGCAAATTTCACTCCTGGCACTCAGATGGGAAGACCTCAATCAATGCCACCTCCACAAGGCTTTCCAGGACAACAAATGCAGGGTCAGGGTCTTCGTCCACCCCCACCACCTCCTAACATGGGCTAA
- the LOC18769385 gene encoding ras-related protein RABC2a, translated as MGSSGQSSNYDLSFKILLIGDSAVGKSSLLVSFISNSVDDLAPTIGVDFKIKLLTVAEKRIKMTIWDTAGQERFRTLTSSYYRNAQGIILVYDVTRRDTFTNLSDVWAKEVELYSTNKDCAKMLVGNKVDRESERAVSREEGLALAKDLGCLFLECSAKTRENVEQCFEELALKIMEVPSLLEEGSTAAKRNILKQKQENQAPPSGGCCS; from the exons ATGGGTTCTTCAGGGCAGAGCAGTAACTACGATCTGTCATTCAAGATCTTGTTGATCGGAGACTCTGCCGTCGGCAAAAGCAGTCTTCTTGTTAGCTTCATCTCCAACTCTGTTGACGATCTTGCCCCCACCATTG GTGTGGATTTTAAAATCAAGCTGCTCACTGTAGCTGAGAAGAGAATTAAGATGACAATTTGGGACACAG CTGGACAAGAGAGGTTCAGAACATTAACAAGCTCTTACTACAGAAATGCACAAGGAATCATTCTTG TGTATGACGTGACTCGGAGAGACACCTTTACCAACTTATCAGACGTATGGGCTAAAGAAGTGGAGCTCTACTCAACTAATAAGGACTGTGCCAAGATGCTTGTTGGAAATAAAGTCGACAGA GAATCTGAAAGGGCTGTAAGTAGAGAAGAGGGGCTTGCTCTTGCAAAAGATCTTGGATGTTTGTTTCTTGAATGTAGCGCTAAAACTAGAGAAAATGTGGAGCAATGCTTCGAAGAGCTAGCATTAAAG ATAATGGAAGTTCCTAGTCTCCTGGAAGAAGGTTCAACTGCAGCAAAGAGAAATATTTTGAAGCAGAAACAGGAAAATCAAGCACCTCCTAGCGGCGGTTGTTGCTCATAA
- the LOC18770629 gene encoding pentatricopeptide repeat-containing protein At2g33680 isoform X1, which produces MDMPVSLSLQNLPIKEPKPKDWNLIIKHHAKLKNDHAILSTYTQMESLGVAPDNTSLPLVLKACARLSAVERGKGIHSSIRNTGLMKDVRIGTALVDFYCKGGLIDDAVEVFDEMRERDLVLWNALIHGYVRCCCYKEAISLFMQMQNEGLKPNSRTVVALLSACREVSELRSGQEIHGYALRNGLFDLDAHVGTALIGFYLRFDIKTTRLTFDSMVVRNIISWNAIITGYVEIGEYLMALKLFVQMLVDGVKFDYVSMLVVIQACAGIGSIELGKQIHEMAIKNSYSDDLFIVNALLNMYSECGCFELSRKLFEFVSSRDVALWNSMISACTEYGFYEEAFSLFSKMRMEGIREDERTIVIMLSVCEDLADGLRNGKSLHALARKSGMKMDASLANTLLSMYAEFNCVESIQKVFAEMKYSDVISWNTLIRALACNGLQDEAWKIFGVMRESDTKPNSHTIISILATCEDETCINIVRAIHGFVIKHGIEADLSLNTALTDMYMNCGDEAAARTLFEGCPSRDVISWNALIASYIKNNEIGKAQLLFNRMISEVNPNSVTIINILSSCTQLASLPLGQCLHAYANRRQFSFGFDLSLANAFISMYARSGSMQNAEKMFKILPKRNVISWNALITGYSMHGHGHDAIHAFLQMLEDGFRPNGATFVAVLSACRHSGLIEMGLQLFHTMVRDFKISPELVHYGCVVDLLGRAGRLDEGREFIESMPVEADASVWRALLNACRLHSATKLAGTIFEKLVELEPMNAGNYVLISNIYAAAGLWMEVRLIRTRLREKGLEKPPGVSWIVVQSQVHCFVAGDTSHLQSDVIYASLNSLSSLIKESGYIPDLQLVLCDEEG; this is translated from the coding sequence ATGGATATGCCTGTCAGTCTAAGCCTTCAAAATCTACCAATCAaagaaccaaaaccaaaagacTGGAACTTGATCATAAAGCACCACGCCAAGCTCAAAAATGACCATGCAATCCTCTCAACATATACCCAGATGGAATCTCTCGGAGTGGCACCCGATAACACCTCTCTGCCTCTGGTTCTCAAGGCATGTGCAAGGCTGAGTGCCGTCGAGAGAGGCAAGGGAATACATTCGAGTATTCGGAACACGGGTTTAATGAAAGATGTTAGAATTGGGACTGCCCTTGTTGATTTTTACTGCAAAGGCGGGCTTATCGATGATGCAGTCgaggtgtttgatgaaatgagggagagagatTTGGTTTTGTGGAATGCTTTGATACATGGGTATGTGAGGTGTTGTTGTTACAAGGAGGCTATATCGTTGTTTATGCAGATGCAGAATGAGGGATTGAAACCCAATTCGCGTACTGTGGTTGCATTGCTTTCAGCATGTAGGGAGGTTTCAGAGTTGAGGTCCGGACAGGAGATACATGGCTATGCCTTGAGGAATGGTCTCTTTGATTTGGATGCTCATGTGGGTACTGCTTTGATAGGGTTTTATCTGAGATTCGACATTAAAACAACACGCCTTACGTTTGATTCGATGGTTGTGAGGAACATTATCAGTTGGAATGCAATAATTACAGGGTATGTTGAAATTGGAGAGTACTTGATGGCCTTGAAGCTTTTTGTACAGATGCTTGTGGACGGGGTCAAGTTTGACTATGTTTCAATGTTGGTTGTTATTCAGGCCTGTGCAGGAATTGGATCTATTGAATTAGGCAAGCAAATTCATGAAATGGCTATTAAGAATAGTTACAGTGATGATCTGTTCATAGTGAATGCATTGCTGAATATGTATAGTGAGTGTGGATGTTTCGAGCTATCACgtaaattatttgaatttgtcTCCAGCCGTGATGTTGCTTTGTGGAATTCCATGATATCTGCATGCACTGAATATGGCTTTTATGAGGAAGCTTTTAGCTTGTTTTCTAAAATGCGAATGGAAGGAATCAGAGAAGACGAGAGAACTATTGTTATAATGTTGTCGGTATGTGAAGATTTAGCTGATGGCTTGAGGAACGGTAAAAGTTTGCATGCTCTTGCAAGAAAGAGTGGGATGAAAATGGATGCTTCTCTAGCAAATACATTGTTGAGTATGTATGCTGAATTTAACTGTGTTGAATCTATTCAGAAGGTTTTTGCTGAGATGAAATACTCGGATGTTATCTCATGGAACACTCTGATCAGGGCACTAGCCTGCAATGGATTGCAAGATGAAGCATGGAAAATATTTGGGGTGATGCGAGAATCTGACACCAAACCTAACTCACACACAATAATATCTATCCTTGCTACTTGTGAAGATGAAACTTGTATAAATATAGTGCGAGCAATTCAtggttttgtgataaaacatGGTATTGAAGCTGACCTATCTTTGAACACTGCACTAACAGATATGTACATGAATTGTGGTGATGAAGCAGCAGCTAGGACTCTATTTGAGGGCTGTCCCAGTAGGGATGTGATCTCATGGAATGCTTTAATTGCAAGTTACATAAAAAACAACGAAATTGGCAAAGCTCAGTTACTCTTTAACCGTATGATTTCAGAAGTGAATCCCAACTCTGTGACAATCATAAATATTCTATCATCATGTACCCAGCTTGCCTCTCTGCCTCTAGGTCAATGCTTGCATGCTTATGCAAATCGGAGGCAATTCtcatttggttttgatttgtcTCTTGCAAATGCTTTTATATCGATGTATGCAAGAAGTGGTAGCATGCAAAATGCTGAAAAGATGTTTAAAATTTTACCAAAGAGGAATGTTATCTCATGGAATGCCTTGATTACTGGGTACAGCATGCACGGTCACGGACATGATGCTATTCATGCGTTCTTACAAATGTTAGAAGATGGTTTTCGACCAAATGGAGCAACTTTTGTAGCTGTTCTATCTGCTTGCAGACATTCTGGTTTGATAGAGATGGGATTGCAGCTTTTCCACACTATGGTACGTGATTTCAAGATATCACCTGAGCTTGTTCACTATGGTTGTGTGGTTGACCTTCTTGGTCGTGCAGGCCGCTTAGATGAAGGTAGAGAGTTTATTGAATCAATGCCTGTTGAAGCAGATGCATCAGTGTGGAGAGCCTTGCTCAATGCTTGTCGACTTCATTCTGCCACGAAGTTAGCTGGAACCATATTTGAAAAACTTGTTGAATTAGAACCGATGAATGCAGGGAATTATGTTCTGATATCTAATATATATGCTGCAGCAGGTCTGTGGATGGAGGTCAGGCTGATAAGAACACGGCTCAGGGAAAAGGGTTTAGAAAAGCCTCCCGGAGTAAGTTGGATTGTTGTTCAAAGCCAGGTCCATTGTTTCGTTGCTGGAGACACATCACACCTTCAATCAGACGTAATTTATGCAAGTTTAAATTCTCTGTCAAGCTTGATCAAAGAAAGTGGATACATTCCTGATCTTCAATTGGTTTTGTGTGACGAAGAGGGTTAG
- the LOC18770629 gene encoding pentatricopeptide repeat-containing protein At2g40720 isoform X2, with the protein MDMPVSLSLQNLPIKEPKPKDWNLIIKHHAKLKNDHAILSTYTQMESLGVAPDNTSLPLVLKACARLSAVERGKGIHSSIRNTGLMKDVRIGTALVDFYCKGGLIDDAVEVFDEMRERDLVLWNALIHGYVRCCCYKEAISLFMQMQNEGLKPNSRTVVALLSACREVSELRSGQEIHGYALRNGLFDLDAHVGTALIGFYLRFDIKTTRLTFDSMVVRNIISWNAIITGYVEIGEYLMALKLFVQMLVDGVKFDYVSMLVVIQACAGIGSIELGKQIHEMAIKNSYSDDLFIVNALLNMYSECGCFELSRKLFEFVSSRDVALWNSMISACTEYGFYEEAFSLFSKMRMEGIREDERTIVIMLSVCEDLADGLRNGKSLHALARKSGMKMDASLANTLLSMYAEFNCVESIQKVFAEMKYSDVISWNTLIRALACNGLQDEAWKIFGVMRESDTKPNSHTIISILATCEDETCINIVRAIHGFVIKHGIEADLSLNTALTDMYMNCGDEAAARTLFEGCPSRDVISWNALIASYIKNNEIGKAQLLFNRMISEVNPNSVTIINILSSCTQLASLPLGQCLHAYANRRQFSFGFDLSLANAFISMYARSGSMQNAEKMFKILPKRNVISWNALITGYSMHGHGHDAIHAFLQMLEDGFRPNGATFVAVLSACRHSGLIEMGLQLFHTMAA; encoded by the exons ATGGATATGCCTGTCAGTCTAAGCCTTCAAAATCTACCAATCAaagaaccaaaaccaaaagacTGGAACTTGATCATAAAGCACCACGCCAAGCTCAAAAATGACCATGCAATCCTCTCAACATATACCCAGATGGAATCTCTCGGAGTGGCACCCGATAACACCTCTCTGCCTCTGGTTCTCAAGGCATGTGCAAGGCTGAGTGCCGTCGAGAGAGGCAAGGGAATACATTCGAGTATTCGGAACACGGGTTTAATGAAAGATGTTAGAATTGGGACTGCCCTTGTTGATTTTTACTGCAAAGGCGGGCTTATCGATGATGCAGTCgaggtgtttgatgaaatgagggagagagatTTGGTTTTGTGGAATGCTTTGATACATGGGTATGTGAGGTGTTGTTGTTACAAGGAGGCTATATCGTTGTTTATGCAGATGCAGAATGAGGGATTGAAACCCAATTCGCGTACTGTGGTTGCATTGCTTTCAGCATGTAGGGAGGTTTCAGAGTTGAGGTCCGGACAGGAGATACATGGCTATGCCTTGAGGAATGGTCTCTTTGATTTGGATGCTCATGTGGGTACTGCTTTGATAGGGTTTTATCTGAGATTCGACATTAAAACAACACGCCTTACGTTTGATTCGATGGTTGTGAGGAACATTATCAGTTGGAATGCAATAATTACAGGGTATGTTGAAATTGGAGAGTACTTGATGGCCTTGAAGCTTTTTGTACAGATGCTTGTGGACGGGGTCAAGTTTGACTATGTTTCAATGTTGGTTGTTATTCAGGCCTGTGCAGGAATTGGATCTATTGAATTAGGCAAGCAAATTCATGAAATGGCTATTAAGAATAGTTACAGTGATGATCTGTTCATAGTGAATGCATTGCTGAATATGTATAGTGAGTGTGGATGTTTCGAGCTATCACgtaaattatttgaatttgtcTCCAGCCGTGATGTTGCTTTGTGGAATTCCATGATATCTGCATGCACTGAATATGGCTTTTATGAGGAAGCTTTTAGCTTGTTTTCTAAAATGCGAATGGAAGGAATCAGAGAAGACGAGAGAACTATTGTTATAATGTTGTCGGTATGTGAAGATTTAGCTGATGGCTTGAGGAACGGTAAAAGTTTGCATGCTCTTGCAAGAAAGAGTGGGATGAAAATGGATGCTTCTCTAGCAAATACATTGTTGAGTATGTATGCTGAATTTAACTGTGTTGAATCTATTCAGAAGGTTTTTGCTGAGATGAAATACTCGGATGTTATCTCATGGAACACTCTGATCAGGGCACTAGCCTGCAATGGATTGCAAGATGAAGCATGGAAAATATTTGGGGTGATGCGAGAATCTGACACCAAACCTAACTCACACACAATAATATCTATCCTTGCTACTTGTGAAGATGAAACTTGTATAAATATAGTGCGAGCAATTCAtggttttgtgataaaacatGGTATTGAAGCTGACCTATCTTTGAACACTGCACTAACAGATATGTACATGAATTGTGGTGATGAAGCAGCAGCTAGGACTCTATTTGAGGGCTGTCCCAGTAGGGATGTGATCTCATGGAATGCTTTAATTGCAAGTTACATAAAAAACAACGAAATTGGCAAAGCTCAGTTACTCTTTAACCGTATGATTTCAGAAGTGAATCCCAACTCTGTGACAATCATAAATATTCTATCATCATGTACCCAGCTTGCCTCTCTGCCTCTAGGTCAATGCTTGCATGCTTATGCAAATCGGAGGCAATTCtcatttggttttgatttgtcTCTTGCAAATGCTTTTATATCGATGTATGCAAGAAGTGGTAGCATGCAAAATGCTGAAAAGATGTTTAAAATTTTACCAAAGAGGAATGTTATCTCATGGAATGCCTTGATTACTGGGTACAGCATGCACGGTCACGGACATGATGCTATTCATGCGTTCTTACAAATGTTAGAAGATGGTTTTCGACCAAATGGAGCAACTTTTGTAGCTGTTCTATCTGCTTGCAGACATTCTGGTTTGATAGAGATGGGATTGCAGCTTTTCCACACTATG GCCGCTTAG
- the LOC18770694 gene encoding tankyrase-1 has protein sequence MAVPGRRNGMEEDDNEDENALFEEEGLEDLDSHTPPHLRAIADASQQGDLDALRLALDNLEGGSIDEPVEDGDTALHLACLYGNLSCVELLLERGANLEATDEDGAIPLHDACAGGYTEIVQLLINGANDAARVKRMLETVDAEGDTPLHHAARGEHADIIRLLLASGASPTKANLYGKIPSDLPELATEARTILEAAAGATACQ, from the exons ATGGCGGTTCCAGGGAGGCGGAATGGTATGGAGGAAGATGACAACGAAGACGAAAACGCTCTGTTCGAAGAAGAGGGCTTGGAGGACCTCGACTCTCACACCCCTCCTCACCTTCGCGCCATCGCTGACGCTTCTCAGCAAGGCGACCTTGACGCCCTTCGCCTCGCTCTTG ATAACTTAGAAGGAGGCAGCATTGATGAACCAGTGGAAGATGGGGACACAGCTCTCCATCTTGCATGTCTCTATGGCAATCTTTCTTGTGTGGAG TTACTTTTGGAGAGAGGTGCAAACTTGGAGGCTACGGATGAAGATGGAGCAATTCCTTTGCATGATGCTTGTGCTGGGG GCTACACTGAAATAGTTCAACTTTTGATTAATGGTGCTAATGACGCTGCCCGTGTAAAGAGAATGCTAGAAACAGTTGATGCCGAAGGCGATACT CCTCTTCATCATGCAGCGAGGGGTGAGCATGCTGATATTATAAGATTGTTGCTGGCTTCCGGAGCTTCTCCTACAAAGGCGAACCTATATGGAAAG aTCCCAAGTGATTTACCAGAACTAGCTACAGAAGCTAggacaattttggaagctgcAGCTGGTGCGACGGCATGCCAGTAG
- the LOC18769636 gene encoding zinc finger protein ZAT5, translated as MMMMMMMDGADHQDHEEAVMGYKDQSQMMIIKGKRTKRQRLASPLAHASTATASSSSSAGHDHQHQVLVGPTETSPATSADQFTEISTEEEEDMANCLILLAQGNSTPKTQHPILVHNNKASASAGLYVYQCKTCDRCFSSFQALGGHRASHKKPNKANMNITQDNKKALSFVEEAEEYDRFNNTSTTLSLQISNRDYRASSSAATPVNNSKANKVHECSVCGAEFTSGQALGGHMRRHRTFMNTTTTATAAAMSSPQPQSGSKRPRSILQLDLNLPAPEEERLETKFPFGPKKEQVIVFSTSPLVGCHY; from the coding sequence atgatgatgatgatgatgatggacGGTGCAGATCATCAAGATCATGAAGAAGCTGTGATGGGTTATAAGGATCAGAGCCAGATGATGATCATCAAAGGCAAACGCACCAAACGGCAGAGGCTGGCTTCTCCGCTTGCTCATGCCTCAACAGCAACAGCTTCAAGCTCATCTAGTGCAGGTCATGATCATCAACATCAAGTCCTTGTTGGTCCCACAGAAACCTCACCAGCCACCTCAGCTGATCAATTCACAGAGATCAGTacagaagaagaggaggacaTGGCAAACTGTTTGATTCTTTTGGCTCAAGGAAATTCAACGCCCAAAACCCAACACCCCATATTGGTTCACAACAATAAGGCTTCAGCTTCAGCTGGGTTATATGTTTACCAGTGCAAGACATGTGACCGGTGCTTCTCTTCGTTCCAAGCTCTCGGTGGACACAGAGCCAGTCACAAGAAACCCAACAAGGCTAACATGAACATCACACAGGACAACAAGAAAGCCTTGTCGTTCGTGGAAGAAGCGGAGGAGTATGATCGGTTTAACAACACGAGCACCACCCTTTCGTTACAAATATCGAATCGGGATTACAGGGCATCGAGCAGTGCTGCTACTCCTGTTAATAACAGCAAAGCCAATAAGGTTCATGAGTGTTCAGTTTGTGGTGCTGAGTTCACATCTGGTCAAGCTTTAGGGGGTCATATGAGGAGGCACAGAACATTTATgaacacaacaacaacagcaacagcagcagctATGAGTTCTCCGCAGCCACAATCAGGATCAAAGAGACCAAGAAGTATTTTGCAGTTGGATCTTAATCTTCCTGCACCAGAAGAAGAACGCCTCGAAACCAAGTTTCCCTTTGGCCCCAAGAAGGAACAAGTCATTGTCTTCTCTACCTCTCCTTTGGTGGGTTGCCATTACTAA
- the LOC18769499 gene encoding aquaporin TIP1-1: MPIRNIAVGRPEEAYHPDALRAGLAEFISTLIFVFAGEGSGMAFAKLTHGAATTPAGLVAAALAHGFGLFVAVSVSANISGGHVNPAVTFGAFVGGNISLLRGILYWIAQLLGSAVACGLLRFATNYQTTSAFALSEGVGVWNAFVFEIVMTFGLVYTVYATAIDPKRGSVGTIAPIAIGFVVGANILAGGAFDGASMNPAVSFGPALVSWNWHNHWIYWAGPLIGGGLAGLIYEFVFIGNSSHEPLPTADY; this comes from the exons ATGCCGATCCGGAACATTGCCGTTGGCCGACCCGAGGAGGCGTACCACCCGGACGCCTTGAGGGCGGGTCTCGCCGAGTTCATTTCCACGCTGATCTTCGTCTTCGCCGGCGAGGGCTCCGGCATGGCCTTCGCCAAGCTCACCCACGGGGCCGCGACCACGCCAGCAGGCCTCGTCGCCGCCGCTCTAGCCCACGGATTCGGCCTCTTCGTCGCCGTCTCCGTCAGTGCGAACATCTCCGGCGGACACGTCAACCCCGCGGTCACTTTCGGCGCCTTCGTCGGCGGCAATATCTCCCTCCTCCGCGGCATCCTCTATTGGATCGCCCAGCTCCTCGGGTCCGCCGTCGCGTGCGGTCTCCTCAGGTTCGCAACCAACTACCAG ACTACCTCAGCATTTGCTCTCTCCGAGGGGGTTGGGGTATGGAACGCGTTCGTTTTCGAGATCGTGATGACGTTTGGGTTGGTGTACACGGTGTACGCCACAGCCATTGACCCGAAGAGAGGCAGCGTGGGAACAATCGCGCCGATCGCGATCGGTTTCGTAGTTGGCGCGAACATTTTGGCGGGTGGGGCTTTCGATGGAGCATCCATGAACCCGGCCGTTTCATTCGGGCCGGCTTTGGTGAGCTGGAACTGGCACAACCACTGGATCTACTGGGCCGGGCCTTTGATCGGCGGTGGGCTTGCTGGGCTTATTTACGAGTTCGTCTTCATCGGCAACTCTAGCCACGAGCCACTCCCGACCGCTgattactaa